From Micromonospora nigra, one genomic window encodes:
- a CDS encoding ABC transporter permease subunit, whose product MSTPLSGPGSAPGTPGRGPVRSGLPRSSRTARNHAPITATGLAVKVILLGLVAGIAIWAAFPLIEAEYWIGLALLLGTTAGLFYLYLTPRHIPAKYLIPGTLFLIVFQIFPVLYTASTSFTNFGDGHRGDKRDAIVAIQSASVTQVPGSTEYALSIATTGDAATGPLVFLVTDPATGEVSVGDADGLRPLDADAATVAPGGRVTAAEGYTVLNVGQASLRSQEITDLVVPTDDGALRSSGLSRAYEGKAVRAYERACDCIRDSESGRTWTADETVGAFVSPDGERLAQGWKVNVGFDNFQRVLTNPAISEPFFSTLVWNFAFAIGSTGFTFLLGMAIALALHSPRMRGTNWYRVLLILPYAMPSFAMLLAWRDMFNTDFGLINNMFGLGVDWFGQPWSARIAVILVQLWLGYPYMFLVATGALQAIPRELTEATSVDGASPWQSFRSVTLPLLLVALSPLLIASFAFNFNNFNAIYMTTEGGPFPADNTTAGATDLLVTYSYRLAFGAQGAEYGLAAAVSIFIFAIVATVSAISFRRTRQLEEVYS is encoded by the coding sequence ATGAGCACGCCGCTGTCCGGCCCGGGGTCCGCACCAGGGACCCCGGGCCGGGGGCCCGTCCGCTCCGGGCTCCCGCGCTCGTCCCGTACCGCGCGGAACCACGCGCCGATCACCGCCACCGGCCTCGCGGTCAAGGTGATCCTGCTCGGCCTGGTGGCCGGGATCGCGATCTGGGCGGCGTTCCCGCTCATCGAGGCCGAGTACTGGATCGGGCTGGCCCTGCTGCTCGGCACCACCGCCGGCCTGTTCTACCTGTACCTGACGCCGCGGCACATCCCGGCCAAGTATCTGATCCCGGGCACGCTCTTCCTGATCGTGTTCCAGATCTTCCCGGTGCTCTACACCGCGAGCACCTCGTTCACGAACTTCGGCGACGGTCACCGCGGCGACAAGCGGGACGCCATCGTCGCCATCCAGTCCGCCTCGGTCACGCAGGTGCCGGGCTCCACCGAGTACGCCCTGTCGATCGCCACCACCGGCGACGCGGCCACCGGCCCGCTGGTCTTCCTGGTCACCGACCCGGCCACCGGCGAGGTCTCCGTCGGTGACGCCGACGGCCTGCGCCCGCTCGACGCCGACGCCGCCACCGTCGCGCCGGGCGGCAGGGTCACCGCCGCCGAGGGCTACACCGTGCTCAACGTCGGCCAGGCCAGCCTGCGCAGCCAGGAGATCACCGACCTCGTCGTGCCGACCGACGACGGCGCGCTGCGCTCGTCCGGCCTGTCGCGCGCCTACGAGGGCAAGGCGGTCCGGGCGTACGAGCGGGCGTGCGACTGCATCCGCGACTCCGAGAGCGGCCGGACGTGGACCGCCGACGAGACGGTCGGTGCCTTCGTCTCCCCCGACGGCGAACGGCTGGCCCAGGGCTGGAAGGTCAACGTCGGGTTCGACAACTTCCAGCGGGTGCTGACCAACCCGGCGATCTCCGAGCCGTTCTTCTCCACCCTGGTCTGGAACTTCGCCTTCGCGATCGGCTCGACCGGGTTCACCTTCCTGCTGGGCATGGCCATCGCCCTGGCGCTGCACTCGCCCAGGATGCGCGGCACCAACTGGTACCGGGTCCTGCTGATCCTGCCGTACGCGATGCCGTCGTTCGCGATGTTGCTGGCCTGGCGGGACATGTTCAACACCGACTTCGGCCTGATCAACAACATGTTCGGGCTCGGGGTCGACTGGTTCGGCCAGCCCTGGTCGGCCCGGATCGCGGTGATCCTGGTGCAGCTCTGGCTCGGCTACCCGTACATGTTCCTGGTGGCCACCGGCGCGTTGCAGGCCATCCCCCGGGAGTTGACCGAGGCCACCTCGGTCGACGGGGCCTCGCCCTGGCAGTCCTTCCGGTCGGTGACCCTGCCGCTGCTGCTGGTGGCGCTGTCGCCGCTGCTGATCGCGTCGTTCGCGTTCAACTTCAACAACTTCAACGCGATCTACATGACCACCGAGGGTGGGCCGTTCCCGGCCGACAACACCACCGCCGGCGCGACCGACCTGCTGGTCACCTACTCGTACCGGCTGGCCTTCGGCGCGCAGGGCGCCGAGTACGGCCTGGCGGCGGCGGTGTCGATCTTCATCTTCGCGATCGTCGCCACGGTCTCCGCGATCAGCTTCCGGCGGACCCGGCAGCTGGAGGAGGTGTACTCATGA